One window from the genome of Cryobacterium sp. GrIS_2_6 encodes:
- a CDS encoding ABC transporter permease, which produces MNLNRMFSSRLFWPVVMLLVLFTINLVAFPGFFSLEVKNGHLFGSLVDIARNGAPTLIIAVGMTLVIATRGIDLSVGAVCAIAGAVACSIILGSPEPGSIGTVAVAVIAALLIALVLGLWNGFLVAVLGIQPIIATLILMTAGRGAAMLITEGQILTVNSPPFKVIGSGFVLGIPVSVVIAAVIFAAAALLTRRTALGLLIESVGINPEASRQAGVRSRGLLITVYTFSAFAAAIAGLILTSNQTAADANNTGLFIELDAILAVVIGGTSLAGGRYSLLGTLVGALVIQTLVTTVYTVGIPPIATMVFKAAVVTAVCLLQSPTTNATFGRWRRSLGRGRPGTRIAERASVS; this is translated from the coding sequence ATGAACCTGAACCGGATGTTCTCGAGCCGGTTGTTCTGGCCGGTGGTGATGCTGCTCGTACTGTTCACCATCAACCTTGTGGCCTTCCCCGGGTTCTTCAGCCTCGAGGTCAAGAACGGGCACCTCTTCGGCAGCCTCGTGGACATCGCCCGCAACGGCGCACCGACCCTCATCATCGCGGTCGGGATGACCCTCGTCATCGCGACGCGGGGTATCGACCTCTCCGTGGGCGCCGTGTGCGCGATCGCGGGCGCCGTCGCCTGCTCGATCATCCTCGGTTCCCCGGAACCGGGCAGCATCGGCACGGTCGCGGTCGCCGTCATCGCCGCGCTCCTGATCGCCCTCGTCCTCGGCCTGTGGAACGGGTTCCTGGTCGCCGTGCTCGGGATCCAGCCCATCATCGCGACCCTGATCCTGATGACCGCCGGGCGCGGCGCGGCGATGCTCATCACGGAGGGCCAGATCCTCACCGTGAACAGCCCTCCATTCAAGGTGATCGGGTCCGGTTTCGTGCTCGGCATCCCGGTTTCCGTCGTCATCGCGGCCGTCATCTTTGCCGCAGCCGCCCTGCTCACCCGGCGCACGGCCCTCGGGCTCCTGATCGAATCGGTCGGAATCAATCCGGAGGCGAGCAGGCAGGCCGGCGTTCGGTCGCGGGGCCTCTTGATCACCGTGTACACCTTCTCGGCATTCGCGGCCGCCATCGCCGGCCTCATCCTGACCTCGAACCAGACGGCGGCCGATGCCAACAACACCGGCCTCTTCATCGAACTGGATGCGATCCTCGCGGTGGTGATCGGAGGAACCTCCCTTGCAGGCGGCCGGTACTCACTCCTCGGCACCCTCGTCGGCGCCCTCGTCATCCAGACCCTCGTCACAACGGTGTACACGGTCGGTATCCCTCCCATCGCGACTATGGTCTTCAAAGCCGCGGTCGTGACGGCCGTCTGCCTGCTGCAGTCGCCCACGACGAACGCCACGTTCGGCCGCTGGCGCCGGTCACTCGGCCGGGGACGTCCGGGCACCCGAATCGCCGAAAGGGCGTCCGTCTCATGA
- the yjfF gene encoding galactofuranose ABC transporter, permease protein YjfF: MSIDTSSAPVDAGRRLLGRVSSAFTSPKYGPVLVTLVLLIAIFAIGGSRYRGFVSGPVILNLFVDNAYLIVLAVGMTFVILTGGIDLSVGAVLALSTMIAASLLQSGWSAAVVIPLILVLTSVLGLLVGLMVHVFKIQPFIATLAAMFLARGLCYVISKDSISITDPVFVSLAQTRISFGARMSITASVVIALLVVLVAFLVLHYSRLGRTVYAIGGGEQSGMLMGLPVARTKVLVYVISGFCSGLAGVLFTFYTLSGYSLTAVGTELDAIAAVVIGGTLLTGGYGFVLGSVLGVLVLGTIQTIITFEGTLSSWWTRIFIGGLLLVFIVLQKVLTARRR, from the coding sequence ATGAGCATCGACACCTCCTCCGCGCCCGTCGACGCGGGCCGCCGGCTGCTCGGCCGGGTCTCGTCAGCGTTCACGAGCCCGAAGTACGGCCCCGTCCTCGTGACCCTCGTGCTGCTCATCGCCATCTTTGCGATCGGCGGCAGCCGCTATCGCGGCTTCGTTTCCGGGCCCGTGATCCTCAACCTGTTCGTCGACAACGCCTACCTGATCGTGCTGGCGGTCGGGATGACGTTCGTGATCCTGACCGGGGGCATCGACCTGTCGGTCGGGGCCGTCCTCGCCCTGTCGACCATGATCGCCGCGAGCCTGCTCCAGTCCGGCTGGTCGGCCGCGGTCGTGATCCCGCTCATCCTCGTGCTGACATCGGTGCTCGGACTCCTGGTCGGGCTCATGGTCCACGTCTTCAAGATCCAGCCGTTCATCGCGACCCTCGCCGCGATGTTCCTCGCCAGAGGGCTCTGCTACGTGATCAGCAAGGACTCGATCTCCATCACCGATCCGGTCTTCGTCAGCCTCGCGCAGACCAGGATCTCGTTCGGCGCTCGCATGAGCATCACGGCGAGCGTCGTGATCGCCCTTCTTGTGGTCCTGGTCGCGTTCCTCGTGCTGCACTACTCCCGCCTGGGGCGCACCGTCTACGCGATCGGCGGCGGGGAACAGTCCGGCATGCTGATGGGACTGCCGGTGGCCAGGACCAAGGTGCTCGTCTACGTGATCAGCGGATTCTGCTCCGGCCTTGCCGGGGTGCTCTTCACCTTCTATACGCTTTCGGGATACAGCCTCACAGCGGTCGGAACCGAACTCGACGCGATCGCCGCGGTCGTGATCGGCGGGACCCTGCTCACGGGTGGTTACGGCTTCGTGCTCGGCTCTGTGCTCGGCGTGCTCGTGCTCGGGACGATCCAGACGATCATCACCTTCGAAGGCACCCTCAGCTCGTGGTGGACCCGGATCTTCATCGGTGGGCTCCTCCTCGTCTTCATCGTCCTTCAGAAGGTCCTGACGGCACGCCGTCGATAA
- a CDS encoding LacI family DNA-binding transcriptional regulator, with the protein MSKDDEKARVANIFDVARLAGVSHQTVSRVLNDLPNVRPATRERVENAIKQLRYRPSPAARALVTRRSRTIGLITTGGPDYGPSSTVLRFNEAARDARYAVSMASMLESDPESLRSAVELLLRQNVEAIVLIAAHRSALEAVRGIELGVPLIAVESSGRGGFHRVGVDNYRGARIAVTHLAELGHANIVHLAGPADSVDAIERARGWRDELGDRGLIAREPLIGDWSPASGFRLGIDLIESGSYGDFTAVFAGNDQMALGLIHALVRNGLAVPDRVSVIGFDDIPEAAFFSPTLTTMRQDFDELGRNILNTLLAVLEDEEALDLPSSVPELVVRESTAPRA; encoded by the coding sequence GTGAGCAAGGACGATGAGAAGGCGCGCGTCGCCAACATCTTCGACGTCGCGAGGCTGGCCGGCGTCTCGCACCAGACGGTCTCCCGGGTGCTCAACGACCTTCCCAATGTGCGCCCCGCGACGCGGGAACGGGTCGAGAATGCGATCAAGCAGCTCCGCTACCGGCCGTCACCCGCCGCGCGCGCCCTCGTCACCCGCCGCTCCCGGACGATCGGCCTGATCACAACAGGAGGACCGGACTACGGACCCTCGAGCACCGTCCTGCGGTTCAACGAAGCGGCGAGGGACGCCAGGTACGCGGTGAGCATGGCGAGCATGCTCGAGTCGGACCCGGAGTCGTTGCGTTCCGCCGTTGAGCTCCTCCTGCGGCAGAACGTCGAGGCGATCGTGCTGATCGCGGCGCACCGCAGCGCCCTCGAGGCCGTCAGGGGCATCGAACTCGGGGTGCCCCTCATCGCGGTGGAGTCGAGCGGCCGCGGCGGATTCCACCGGGTCGGCGTCGACAACTACCGCGGTGCGCGGATCGCTGTCACGCACCTCGCCGAACTCGGCCACGCCAATATCGTGCACCTCGCCGGACCGGCCGACTCCGTCGACGCCATCGAACGAGCCAGGGGCTGGCGTGACGAACTGGGCGACCGCGGCCTCATCGCGAGAGAACCGCTGATCGGCGACTGGTCGCCGGCGAGCGGGTTCCGCCTCGGTATCGACCTGATCGAATCCGGCTCCTATGGCGACTTCACGGCCGTGTTCGCCGGCAACGACCAGATGGCACTCGGACTGATCCACGCCCTCGTCCGCAACGGACTCGCCGTGCCGGACCGCGTGAGCGTCATCGGGTTCGACGATATCCCCGAGGCCGCGTTCTTCTCCCCGACACTGACGACCATGCGCCAGGACTTCGACGAACTCGGCCGCAACATCCTGAACACCCTCCTCGCCGTGCTCGAGGACGAGGAAGCGCTCGACCTGCCGAGCTCGGTCCCTGAGCTCGTCGTCCGCGAGTCGACCGCCCCGCGCGCCTAG
- the nrdH gene encoding glutaredoxin-like protein NrdH gives MAITVYTKPSCVQCTATYRALDNKGIEYEVLDLSVDENALEAVKALGYLQAPVVITDEDHWSGFRPDKINELAARLA, from the coding sequence ATGGCAATCACGGTTTACACCAAGCCCTCCTGCGTGCAGTGCACAGCCACCTACCGGGCCCTCGACAACAAGGGCATCGAGTACGAAGTACTCGACCTCTCTGTCGACGAGAACGCCCTCGAGGCCGTCAAAGCTCTCGGCTACCTGCAGGCGCCCGTCGTCATTACAGACGAGGACCACTGGTCCGGCTTCCGCCCGGACAAGATCAACGAACTCGCCGCACGTCTCGCCTGA
- the nrdI gene encoding class Ib ribonucleoside-diphosphate reductase assembly flavoprotein NrdI, whose product MAEIVYFSSTSGNTQRFVEKLGRPAVRIPLYARDEPLRATEPYVLVVPTYGGGEARGAVPKQVIRFLNDEHNRSLIRGVIGAGNMNFGTAFCIAGDIIAAKCNVPHMYRFEVLGTPDDVRIVHDGLESFWKQQP is encoded by the coding sequence ATGGCTGAGATCGTTTATTTCTCCAGCACCTCGGGGAACACCCAGAGGTTCGTGGAGAAACTCGGCCGGCCTGCCGTGCGCATCCCGTTGTACGCGCGCGACGAGCCGCTCCGGGCGACAGAGCCCTATGTGCTCGTCGTGCCGACCTATGGCGGCGGCGAGGCCAGGGGAGCTGTGCCGAAGCAGGTCATCCGCTTCCTGAACGACGAGCACAACCGTTCGCTCATCCGCGGCGTGATCGGCGCGGGCAACATGAACTTCGGCACGGCATTCTGCATCGCGGGGGACATCATCGCGGCCAAGTGCAACGTGCCGCATATGTATCGATTTGAAGTATTGGGAACTCCGGATGATGTGCGCATCGTTCACGACGGATTGGAATCATTTTGGAAGCAACAGCCGTGA
- the nrdE gene encoding class 1b ribonucleoside-diphosphate reductase subunit alpha, protein MDYHSLNAMLNLYGPNGEIQFDKDREAATEFFLQHVNQNTVFFHSLRERLDYLVEKEYYEQAVLDQYSFEFITRLNDLAYSKKFRFQTFLGAFKYYTSYTLKTFDGNRYLERFEDRVVMTALGLAQGDEKLATGLVEEIIAGRFQPATPTFLNSGKAQRGELVSCFLLRIEDNMESIARGINSSLQLSKRGGGVALLLSNIRESGAPIKQIENQSSGIIPVMKLLEDSFSYANQLGARQGAGAVYLHAHHPDIMRFLDTKRENADEKVRIKTLSLGVVIPDITFELAKKDEDMYLFSPYDVERVYGVPFADISVSEKYHEMVDDPRIKKSKMKARDFFQTLAEIQFESGYPYIMFEDTVNAANPIKGRINMSNLCSEILQVNTPTTYNEDLSYDTIGKDISCNLGSMNIALSMDSPDFGKTVETAIRGLNSVSEQSHIASVRSIEDGNDKSHAIGLGQMNLHGYLARERVYYGSEEAIDFTNIYFYTVLFHALRASNTLAIERGHAFAGFEDSTYASGAFFDKYTDHAWVPSTARGAELFEKAGVRIPTQADWAELKASVIEHGIYNQNLQAVPPTGSISYINNSTSSIHPIASKIEIRKEGKLGRVYYPAPFMTNDNLDFYQDAYEIGAEKIIDTYAAATQHVDQGLSLTLFFKDTATTRDINKAQIYAWRKGIKTIYYIRLRQLALEGTEVDGCVSCML, encoded by the coding sequence ATGGACTATCACTCCCTCAATGCCATGCTCAACCTCTATGGGCCGAACGGGGAAATCCAGTTCGATAAGGACAGGGAGGCGGCCACGGAGTTCTTCCTGCAGCACGTCAACCAGAACACGGTGTTCTTCCACTCCCTCAGGGAACGCCTCGACTACCTGGTCGAGAAGGAATACTACGAGCAGGCTGTGCTCGACCAGTACTCCTTCGAATTCATCACGAGGCTCAATGACCTCGCGTACTCGAAGAAGTTCCGCTTCCAGACCTTCCTCGGTGCCTTCAAGTACTACACGTCGTACACGCTCAAGACCTTCGACGGCAACCGGTACCTCGAGCGTTTCGAGGATCGCGTCGTCATGACCGCACTCGGCCTCGCCCAGGGCGACGAGAAGCTCGCGACCGGCCTCGTCGAGGAGATCATCGCCGGCCGTTTCCAGCCCGCAACGCCGACGTTCCTGAACTCGGGCAAGGCGCAGCGCGGCGAACTCGTCTCCTGCTTCCTGCTCCGCATCGAAGACAACATGGAGTCGATCGCCCGCGGCATCAACTCCTCGCTCCAGCTCTCCAAGCGCGGCGGCGGCGTCGCCCTGCTGCTCAGCAACATCCGTGAGTCTGGCGCCCCGATCAAGCAGATCGAGAACCAGTCGAGCGGAATCATCCCCGTGATGAAGCTCCTCGAAGACTCCTTCAGCTACGCGAACCAGCTCGGTGCCCGCCAGGGTGCCGGCGCCGTGTACCTGCACGCGCACCACCCCGACATCATGCGCTTCCTCGACACCAAGCGTGAGAACGCCGACGAGAAGGTGCGGATCAAGACCCTGTCGCTCGGCGTCGTCATCCCCGATATCACCTTCGAGCTCGCCAAGAAGGACGAGGACATGTACCTGTTCTCGCCATACGACGTCGAGCGCGTCTACGGCGTGCCCTTCGCCGACATCTCCGTGAGCGAGAAATACCACGAGATGGTCGACGACCCGCGGATCAAGAAGTCCAAGATGAAGGCGCGTGACTTCTTCCAGACCCTCGCGGAGATCCAGTTCGAGTCCGGCTACCCGTACATCATGTTCGAGGACACCGTCAACGCGGCGAACCCGATCAAAGGCCGTATCAACATGTCGAACCTGTGCTCGGAGATCCTCCAGGTCAACACCCCGACCACGTACAACGAAGACCTGTCCTACGACACCATCGGCAAGGACATTTCCTGCAACCTCGGGTCGATGAACATCGCCCTGTCGATGGACTCTCCTGACTTCGGCAAGACCGTCGAAACTGCCATCCGTGGCCTCAACTCGGTCTCCGAGCAGAGTCACATCGCCTCGGTGCGCTCGATCGAAGACGGCAACGACAAGTCGCACGCGATCGGCCTCGGCCAGATGAACCTGCACGGCTACCTCGCCCGCGAGCGGGTGTACTACGGCAGCGAAGAAGCGATCGACTTCACGAACATCTACTTCTACACGGTGCTGTTCCACGCCCTCCGCGCCTCGAACACCCTCGCCATCGAACGCGGCCACGCGTTCGCCGGCTTCGAGGACTCGACGTATGCCTCCGGCGCGTTCTTCGACAAGTACACCGACCACGCGTGGGTCCCGTCGACCGCCCGCGGCGCCGAGCTGTTCGAGAAGGCCGGGGTGCGCATCCCGACCCAGGCCGACTGGGCCGAGCTGAAGGCATCCGTCATCGAACACGGCATCTACAACCAGAACCTGCAGGCCGTGCCGCCGACCGGGTCGATCTCCTACATCAACAACTCGACCTCGTCGATCCACCCGATCGCCTCGAAGATCGAGATCCGCAAGGAAGGCAAGCTCGGCCGCGTCTACTACCCCGCCCCGTTCATGACGAACGACAACCTGGACTTCTACCAGGACGCCTATGAGATCGGCGCGGAGAAGATCATCGACACCTACGCCGCGGCAACGCAGCACGTCGACCAGGGTCTCTCGCTCACGCTCTTCTTCAAGGACACCGCGACGACCCGCGACATCAACAAGGCGCAGATCTACGCGTGGCGCAAGGGCATCAAGACCATCTACTACATCCGTCTCCGCCAGCTCGCGCTGGAAGGGACCGAGGTTGACGGTTGCGTCAGCTGTATGCTGTGA
- the nrdF gene encoding class 1b ribonucleoside-diphosphate reductase subunit beta, whose product MIDKLKLISHVDAINWNKIEDEKDVDVWNRLTNNFWLPEKIPLSNDVQSWNQLTPVEQQLTLRVFTGLTLLDTIQGTVGAVSLIPDSITPHEEAVYTNIAFMESVHAKSYSSIFSTLSNTKDIDEAFRWSTENVNLQRKASIVMDYYQGDDPLKRKVASVLLESFLFYSGFYLPMWFSSRARLTNTADLIRLIIRDEAVHGYYIGYKFQKGLEAATQERRDEIKDYAFNLVFELYENEVQYTQDLYDTVGLTEDVKKFLHYNANKALMNLGYEAIFPKEVCDVNPAILSALSPNADENHDFFSGSGSSYVIGKAVNTEDADWDF is encoded by the coding sequence ATGATTGACAAGCTCAAGCTCATCTCGCATGTCGATGCGATCAACTGGAACAAGATCGAAGACGAGAAAGACGTCGACGTCTGGAACCGGCTGACCAACAACTTCTGGCTGCCGGAGAAGATCCCGCTGTCGAACGACGTGCAGTCCTGGAACCAGCTCACTCCCGTCGAGCAGCAGCTCACCCTGCGCGTGTTCACCGGCCTGACCCTGCTCGACACGATCCAGGGCACCGTCGGCGCTGTGTCGCTGATCCCCGACTCGATCACCCCGCACGAAGAGGCCGTCTACACGAACATCGCGTTCATGGAGTCCGTGCACGCCAAGAGCTACTCCTCGATCTTCTCCACCCTGAGCAACACCAAGGACATCGACGAGGCGTTCCGCTGGTCGACGGAGAACGTCAACCTGCAGCGCAAGGCCTCGATCGTGATGGACTACTACCAGGGCGACGACCCGCTCAAGCGCAAGGTCGCCTCCGTGCTGCTCGAGTCGTTCCTGTTCTACTCGGGCTTCTACCTGCCGATGTGGTTCTCCAGCCGGGCCCGCCTCACCAACACGGCCGACCTCATCCGCTTGATCATTCGTGACGAAGCGGTGCACGGCTACTACATCGGCTACAAGTTCCAGAAGGGCCTCGAGGCGGCGACGCAGGAGCGTCGCGACGAGATCAAGGACTACGCGTTCAACCTCGTCTTCGAGCTCTACGAGAATGAGGTGCAGTACACGCAGGACCTCTACGACACCGTCGGGCTGACCGAGGACGTCAAGAAGTTCCTGCACTACAACGCCAACAAGGCCCTGATGAACCTCGGCTATGAGGCCATCTTCCCCAAGGAGGTGTGCGACGTGAACCCGGCGATTCTGTCCGCGCTCTCGCCGAACGCCGACGAGAACCACGACTTCTTCTCCGGGTCGGGCTCCTCGTACGTGATCGGCAAGGCCGTCAACACGGAAGACGCCGACTGGGACTTCTAA